Proteins from a genomic interval of Chroococcidiopsis thermalis PCC 7203:
- the ruvC gene encoding crossover junction endodeoxyribonuclease RuvC has translation MEKRLEKRILGLDPGLAILGFGAICTPVGDPIATATSLKSAPIPTQAIATSVKLLDFGIIQTAAKNEIGSRLCTIYEDLHTILQEWQPDLVAIEKLFFYRMASTISVAQARGVLMLVLAQHNIPYIEFTPAQIKQALTGWGNADKRDVQLAVARELNLDYIPQPDDAADALAVALTAWFQV, from the coding sequence CTGGAAAAACGCCTAGAAAAACGGATTCTGGGATTAGATCCCGGGCTAGCAATTTTAGGCTTCGGTGCTATTTGTACGCCAGTAGGAGATCCGATCGCAACAGCAACTTCATTAAAGTCTGCCCCAATTCCGACCCAAGCGATCGCCACTTCGGTCAAGTTGCTAGACTTTGGCATAATTCAAACTGCTGCTAAAAACGAGATCGGCAGCCGACTTTGTACGATTTATGAAGATTTACATACCATACTTCAAGAATGGCAACCGGACTTAGTAGCAATTGAAAAGCTGTTCTTTTACCGCATGGCTAGTACTATTTCCGTAGCTCAAGCACGGGGAGTTTTAATGCTTGTCCTAGCCCAGCACAACATCCCCTACATCGAGTTTACTCCCGCCCAAATTAAGCAAGCGCTGACGGGGTGGGGCAATGCCGATAAACGCGATGTCCAACTCGCAGTAGCCCGCGAATTAAATCTAGACTACATCCCTCAGCCAGACGACGCTGCTGATGCTTTAGCAGTAGCCTTAACTGCATGGTTTCAAGTCTAG
- a CDS encoding gluconeogenesis factor YvcK family protein gives MPFNTPKRILKYFRQDSRAVTPYRVNQWFKWLSPGLSIKRWLLISASGVCFVGLGLAIWIKLTPIFYAIQLVEGFLNKVTTILPSYISGPLVLLLGFLLILWGQSRTVGSITEVFRTDGDEELIDLLLNYRRLNRGPKIVVVGGGTGLSTLLRGLKTYSANITAVVTVADDGGSSGRLRREIGVLPPGDIRSCLAALASEEKLLTELFQYRFKAGDGLVGHSFGNLFLTAMSDITGDLEQAIAASSKVLAVRGQVLPATLSDMRLWAELADGRRIEGESNITHAKGSIIRLGCTPTNPPALPKALQAIEEADFIVIGPGSLYTSIIPNLLVPEIAAAIAKRCQKGNPPIPCIYVCNIMTQPGETQGYSVADHIRAIDRACGRHLFSAVLVQKQSPSETSLIRYAQENSHPVFLDREEVAQLKRRIILANVMDEDEQGLVRHNPQRLAGVLFRWYSRASKMRG, from the coding sequence ATGCCTTTTAATACTCCTAAACGAATTCTCAAGTATTTTCGGCAGGACTCCCGCGCTGTCACTCCCTATCGTGTCAACCAATGGTTTAAGTGGTTATCTCCTGGTTTATCAATCAAGCGCTGGTTATTAATTAGTGCTAGTGGAGTGTGTTTTGTTGGTTTAGGTTTGGCAATCTGGATTAAACTAACACCAATTTTTTATGCAATTCAATTAGTTGAAGGGTTTCTCAATAAAGTTACAACTATTTTACCTAGCTATATTAGCGGTCCTTTAGTTTTGTTATTGGGCTTTTTGTTAATTCTCTGGGGGCAATCTCGAACCGTAGGTTCAATTACTGAGGTATTCCGCACGGATGGCGATGAAGAACTGATCGATTTACTGTTGAACTATCGCCGCTTAAACCGAGGACCAAAAATTGTGGTTGTGGGTGGTGGTACGGGACTATCAACGCTATTACGGGGATTGAAAACATACAGTGCTAACATTACTGCTGTTGTCACCGTAGCGGACGATGGCGGTTCCTCTGGAAGGTTGCGTCGCGAAATCGGCGTTTTACCCCCAGGGGATATTCGTAGTTGCCTAGCAGCGCTAGCATCAGAAGAAAAATTATTGACAGAACTATTTCAGTATCGCTTCAAAGCTGGAGATGGATTAGTCGGACACAGTTTTGGCAATTTATTTTTGACCGCTATGAGCGATATTACTGGAGATTTGGAACAGGCGATCGCGGCAAGTTCCAAGGTTCTTGCTGTCAGAGGTCAAGTGTTGCCAGCAACTCTCAGCGATATGCGTTTGTGGGCAGAATTAGCGGACGGTCGCCGGATAGAAGGGGAGTCTAATATCACTCATGCTAAGGGTAGTATTATCAGACTCGGTTGCACTCCTACCAATCCCCCAGCACTACCCAAAGCCTTGCAAGCGATCGAGGAAGCAGACTTTATTGTTATTGGTCCTGGCAGTCTTTACACTAGTATCATTCCTAATTTGTTAGTACCAGAAATCGCCGCCGCGATCGCCAAACGGTGTCAAAAAGGCAATCCTCCGATTCCCTGTATCTACGTCTGCAATATCATGACTCAACCAGGTGAAACTCAAGGTTATTCTGTTGCAGATCACATTCGCGCGATCGATCGCGCTTGCGGGCGACATTTATTTAGTGCTGTACTCGTACAAAAGCAATCTCCTTCAGAAACTAGCTTAATCCGCTACGCTCAAGAAAATTCTCATCCTGTCTTTCTCGATCGCGAAGAAGTAGCACAGTTAAAGCGACGAATTATCCTTGCTAACGTGATGGATGAAGACGAACAAGGTTTAGTACGTCACAACCCGCAACGCTTGGCAGGAGTCCTATTTCGCTGGTACAGTCGGGCGAGTAAGATGAGAGGATGA
- a CDS encoding bifunctional alanine racemase/tRNA (adenosine(37)-N6)-threonylcarbamoyltransferase complex ATPase subunit type 1 TsaE, which translates to MRETIVLSLTNAAATRSLGVNLGRCLPAGSTILLEGDLGSGKTTLVQGIGAGLGIHEPIQSPTFTLISEYLEGRIPLYHFDLYRLEPTEITELQPEIYWEGIEFAPGIVAIEWAEKLDYKPLDYLLIRLMHRGDRDRIVELTCIGNFQLDYAFIT; encoded by the coding sequence ATGAGAGAGACAATTGTACTTTCGTTAACAAATGCAGCAGCAACGCGATCGCTTGGTGTTAATTTAGGGCGCTGTTTGCCTGCTGGTAGTACGATTTTGTTAGAAGGCGATCTAGGTAGTGGGAAAACGACTTTGGTACAGGGGATTGGTGCGGGTTTGGGGATTCACGAGCCAATCCAGAGTCCTACTTTTACGTTAATTAGCGAGTATTTAGAAGGTCGAATACCTTTATATCATTTCGATTTGTATCGTTTAGAACCAACAGAAATTACAGAATTACAACCAGAAATTTATTGGGAAGGAATAGAGTTTGCCCCTGGAATTGTGGCAATTGAATGGGCAGAAAAGTTAGATTACAAGCCGTTAGATTATCTCCTGATTCGACTGATGCATCGAGGCGATCGCGATCGCATAGTTGAACTTACCTGTATTGGAAACTTTCAATTAGATTATGCCTTTATTACCTGA
- a CDS encoding LysE family transporter — MPLLPELIAVAVLQFLVIIAPGADFVVICRNSLVYSRRTGIYSALGLTLGILVHASYSLIGIGFIISRSIVLFALIKYLGAAYLIYLGYKSLIAKPQRQLDRQSRRSQTSQDLSKLAAVRMGFVNNILNPKVTLFFLSLFTQVINPLTPIPVQIWYGLQMGIMTFTWYTLVALVMSHPILKEKLLSVTHYLEKAMGAVLIALGIRVALSGVEK; from the coding sequence ATGCCTTTATTACCTGAATTAATCGCCGTAGCCGTTTTACAATTTCTAGTGATTATTGCACCTGGAGCAGATTTTGTGGTGATTTGTCGTAATAGTTTAGTTTATTCGCGGCGAACGGGAATTTATTCTGCTCTCGGTTTAACTTTGGGAATTTTGGTTCATGCTAGTTATTCTTTAATTGGGATTGGTTTTATTATCTCGCGATCGATTGTTTTATTTGCTTTGATTAAGTATTTAGGTGCTGCTTATCTAATTTACCTTGGTTATAAATCATTAATAGCGAAACCACAACGGCAACTAGATCGGCAGTCTAGACGCTCGCAGACTAGTCAAGATCTTAGTAAGCTAGCAGCCGTTAGAATGGGGTTTGTTAACAATATTCTCAATCCTAAAGTGACTTTATTTTTTTTAAGTTTATTTACTCAAGTTATCAACCCGCTTACACCTATACCCGTTCAAATTTGGTACGGCTTGCAAATGGGAATAATGACTTTTACTTGGTATACATTAGTAGCGCTCGTCATGTCTCACCCCATACTTAAAGAAAAATTACTTTCAGTTACCCATTATTTAGAAAAGGCAATGGGAGCAGTTTTAATTGCTTTAGGAATCAGGGTTGCATTATCGGGAGTAGAGAAATAA